One part of the Ralstonia pickettii genome encodes these proteins:
- a CDS encoding transglutaminase family protein: protein MKYQIRHTTVYRYAEPLRHSVHELRLTPRSGELQQVESWQVHAPGNLTRATDGFGNIVHHFTLGNRTEDVIIDARGIVEAFPAGSPGSQRFVDAPEQGRYRVSPLYFLSPTPLTSAPAEMIDFAREHALVHGDAESAVRLAQAIATRVRYKPNTTHVGTAAAEAFGLGTGVCQDQAQVMVACCRALGVPARYVSGYFQAVGEEDLASHAWADVCLDAESHTWCSIDVTHQCFTDARHIRLAVGRDYQSAAPVRGVRQGGGAETLDVSISIEPLPAEAAQVN, encoded by the coding sequence GTGAAATACCAAATTCGACATACGACGGTCTACCGTTATGCCGAGCCGCTACGCCACAGCGTGCATGAGCTGCGGCTGACGCCTCGCAGCGGCGAGCTGCAGCAGGTGGAGAGCTGGCAGGTCCACGCGCCTGGCAACCTCACGCGCGCCACCGACGGTTTTGGCAACATCGTCCACCACTTCACTCTCGGCAACCGTACGGAAGACGTCATCATCGACGCGCGCGGTATTGTCGAAGCGTTTCCTGCGGGCTCGCCTGGCAGCCAACGGTTTGTCGACGCCCCCGAGCAGGGGCGCTATCGCGTTTCGCCGCTGTATTTTCTGAGCCCCACGCCGCTGACTTCCGCGCCCGCCGAGATGATCGACTTTGCGCGCGAGCATGCACTGGTGCACGGCGACGCAGAATCTGCCGTGCGCCTGGCGCAAGCCATTGCCACGCGTGTGCGCTACAAGCCGAACACCACGCACGTCGGCACGGCTGCTGCGGAGGCGTTTGGCCTGGGCACGGGCGTATGCCAGGACCAGGCGCAGGTGATGGTCGCGTGCTGCCGGGCACTGGGCGTGCCGGCGCGCTATGTCAGCGGCTATTTCCAGGCCGTGGGCGAAGAAGACCTTGCCAGTCACGCCTGGGCCGACGTCTGCCTCGATGCCGAATCCCACACGTGGTGCAGCATCGACGTCACCCACCAATGCTTTACCGATGCGCGCCATATCCGGTTGGCGGTCGGGCGTGATTACCAGTCGGCTGCGCCGGTTCGCGGCGTGCGGCAGGGCGGGGGTGCTGAGACACTGGATGTCAGCATCTCCATCGAGCCGCTGCCCGCCGAGGCTGCGCAAGTGAATTGA